One region of Citrus sinensis cultivar Valencia sweet orange chromosome 6, DVS_A1.0, whole genome shotgun sequence genomic DNA includes:
- the LOC102626898 gene encoding clathrin light chain 3-like yields MSSSFTGSFGDDDFMAYDPRLASQGFNSSFSQFEGDSVKDSAGDSSPIFSSQSYGAGDEVFSSNPLPDTPSPPSIYAAGGGFSSFSPERNGKSFGGGFGAEDDSILPPPTEMPAEEGFALREWRRQNAIRLEQKEKKEREMLREIIEEAEQYKVEFYRKRALAVENNKASNREKEKLFLASWEKFHGEAEKNYWKAIAELIPYEVPAIEKRGKKKDQEKKKPSIIVIQGPKPGKPTDLSRMRQILVKLKHNPPPHMNPKPPPPPQTEPTKDAKTSPAVGSGTATSKPAAPATPKGVAAA; encoded by the exons ATGTCATCATCGTTCACCGGCTCATTCGGTGACGATGACTTCATGGCCTACGATCCTCGTCTTGCTTCGCAGGGATTCAACTCATCGTTCTCGCAATTCGAGGGGGACTCTGTAAAGGACTCAGCCGGTGACTCGTCTCCGATCTTCAGTAGCCAGTCCTACGGAGCTGGCGACGAAGTGTTCTCGTCCAATCCGCTGCCGGATACTCCATCGCCGCCGTCGATCTACGCCGCCGGTGGTGGATTCTCAAGTTTCTCGCCGGAGCGGAACGGTAAGAGTTTTGGTGGAGGTTTTGGTGCCGAGGATGATTCGATCTTGCCGCCGCCAACGGAGATGCCGGCTGAGGAAGGCTTTGCTCTCAGAGAGTGGCGTAG ACAAAATGCGATAAGGCTTGAacaaaaggagaagaaggagaGAGAGATGTTAAGGGAGATAATTGAGGAAGCAGAGCAGTACAAAGTTGAGTTCTATAGGAAGCGAGCACTTGCTGTTGAGAATAACAAAGCTTCTAAtagggaaaaggaaaag CTGTTTCTGGCAAGTTGGGAGAAGTTTCATGGTGAAGCTGAGAAGAATTACTGGAAGGCAATTGCAGAACTCATTCCTTACGAGGTGCCAGCTATAGAGAAAAGGGGGAAgaaaaaagatcaagagaagaagaagcctTCCATCATTGTGATCCAGGGGCCTAAGCCCGGGAAACCAACTGACCTTTCAAGGATGCGCCAAATACTTGTGAAACTCAAGCACAATCCTCCTCCTCATATGAACCCaaaaccaccaccaccaccacaaaCAGAACCTACCAAAGATGCAAAAACCAGCCCTGCTGTTGGTTCTGGCACTGCTACCTCAAAGCCTGCAGCCCCTGCAACTCCCAAGGGTGTGGCTGCAGCTTGA